A portion of the Sus scrofa isolate TJ Tabasco breed Duroc chromosome 5, Sscrofa11.1, whole genome shotgun sequence genome contains these proteins:
- the USP18 gene encoding ubl carboxyl-terminal hydrolase 18 (The RefSeq protein has 1 substitution compared to this genomic sequence), translated as MGPVGLHNIGQTCCLNSLIQVLIMNVGLTKILKRMTVPRGAEEQRRNVPFQLLLLLEKMQDSRQKAVQPMELAYCLQKYNIPMFVQHDAAQLYLTVWNLIKDQITDVDLVARLQALYTIRVKETFVCLECTTEHVRNSSMLTLPLSLFDMDSKPLKTLEDALHCFFQPRELSGRDKCFCENCGRKTCWKQVLKLSRLPQTLTLHLMRFSIKNLRTEKVCHSLYFPQSLDLNPLLETEEEPCAAEGQPGGRYELFAVIAHMGLADFGHYCAYVWSAADGKWFCFNDSNVCWVSWEDIQCTYGNHSFRWRETAYLLVYMMAES; from the exons ATGG GCCCGGTCGGTTTGCACAACATTGGACAGACCTGCTGCCTTAACTCCCTGATTCAGGTGCTGATTATGAATGTGGGATTAACCAAGATACTGAAGAG GATGACAGTGCCAAGGGGAGCTGAGGAGCAGAGGAGAAATGTCCCCTTCCAGCTGCTCTTGCTGCTGGAGAAGATGCAGGACAGCCGGCAGAAGGCGGTGCAACCCATGGAACTTGCCTACTGTCTCCAGAAGTACAATATACCAA TGTTTGTCCAGCACGATGCTGCCCAGCTCTACCTCACCGTCTGGAACCTGATCAAGGACCAGATCACGGATGTGGACTTG GTGGCGAGGCTGCAGGCCCTCTATACCATCCGCGTGAAGGAGACCTTCGTCTGCCTTGAATGTACCACGGAGCATGTCAGGAACAGCAGCATGCTGACCCTCCCCCTTTCGCTGTTTGACATGGACTCAAAGCCCCTGAAAACCCTG GAGGATGCCCTGCACTGCTTCTTCCAGCCCAGGGAGTTGTCCGGCAGAGACAAGTGCTTCTGTGAGAACTGTGGCAGGAAGACCTGTTGGAAGCAG GTCCTGAAGCTGAGCCGCCTGCCCCAGACCTTGACCCTGCACCTCATGCGGTTCTCCATCAAAAATCTGCGGACAGAAAAAGTCTGCCACTCACTGTATTTCCCCCAGAGCTTGGATCTGAACCCGCTCCTTGAGACGGAGGAAGAGCCCTGTGCTGCTGAGGGGCAG CCTGGGGGACGGTACGAGCTCTTCGCTGTGATCGCCCACATGGGGCTGGCCGACTTCGGTCACTACTGCGCCTACGTCCGGAGCGCCGCGGATGGAAAATGGTTCTGCTTCAATGACTCCAATGTCTGTTGG GTGTCCTGGGAAGACATCCAGTGTACTTATGGAAATCACAGCTTCCGCTG gcGGGAAACTGCATATCTTCTGGTTTACATGATGGCTGAGTCCTGA